A stretch of the Syntrophorhabdales bacterium genome encodes the following:
- a CDS encoding tripartite tricarboxylate transporter TctB family protein has protein sequence MRSYDVVSSSFWLLVGVGFITGGFRYGFGTWHEPGPGLLPVVFGTVLGVLSSVLFIASFTGVKSEKKSFWEMKGSWRTVLAVSVSLIGYMVLFKQLGFILTTFLFLFFLLRFVGKKGWIISIALALVISVVCYGFFSYLLGTPLPKGQVYGSALRTTARV, from the coding sequence TTGAGATCATACGATGTAGTCAGCAGTTCATTCTGGCTCCTGGTGGGCGTTGGATTTATCACGGGCGGCTTCCGATACGGGTTTGGCACCTGGCATGAGCCTGGGCCGGGCTTACTGCCCGTTGTCTTTGGGACTGTGCTCGGGGTCCTGTCCTCAGTTCTTTTCATCGCTTCGTTCACTGGCGTCAAATCTGAAAAGAAGTCATTTTGGGAGATGAAGGGGAGCTGGAGAACCGTCCTTGCTGTCTCGGTTTCTTTGATCGGCTACATGGTTCTCTTTAAGCAGTTGGGATTTATCCTCACTACGTTTCTGTTCCTCTTTTTCCTGCTCAGATTCGTCGGAAAGAAGGGATGGATAATTTCCATCGCGCTAGCTCTTGTCATTTCCGTTGTCTGCTACGGTTTCTTTTCGTACTTGCTCGGAACACCTCTGCCAAAAGGTCAGGTCTATGGATCCGCTCTCAGGACTACTGCAAGGGTTTAG
- a CDS encoding PAS domain S-box protein produces the protein MTREQLLSQLEEMRQQLHLLDSCRQEMHSGQAKYERLLESAPDAMLFLNRNGRIVLSNAQLEELFGYAEGELIGMDVHTLIPERYHARHRKNVANYFSNPIPRLMGTNLEIYGLRKDKTEFPADISLSPLETDGEVLVIASIRDITEPKLAEQQIERNYRIQTVISSVLKVSLEPISLDEQINRVLDLILTTPGILPNAEGYIYSIGDDPEMLVLRAHRHSTGREPPFERIAADKCMCQGFRLTCTPDAAPSILDGHFCTPIVSSGQTLGLIMMDMKEGSTTTATPDAEMFLVAIANTLATVIMRHQAEAERNKLRDQLSESEKLAALGRIAADLADELRNPLTAVGGFARRLEKKFSDVSKEKEYVAFIVAEVTRMEGILRSVLSLSRGAARRMEQCDLSHIAEEAVRLSEKALRERSIAAEKVYHGGMITVKSSAGSGSTFSLHLSCSE, from the coding sequence ATGACAAGAGAACAGCTTTTGAGCCAACTGGAGGAGATGCGACAGCAACTCCATCTGCTCGACTCCTGCAGACAAGAAATGCACTCTGGGCAGGCAAAATATGAACGACTCCTTGAGTCTGCACCGGACGCCATGCTTTTCCTCAATCGAAATGGCAGAATAGTTCTCTCGAATGCTCAATTAGAAGAATTGTTCGGTTACGCCGAGGGGGAATTGATAGGCATGGACGTCCATACCTTGATTCCGGAAAGATATCATGCCCGGCATCGGAAGAACGTGGCAAATTATTTTTCCAACCCCATTCCTCGTCTAATGGGAACTAACCTGGAAATCTATGGTCTCAGGAAGGACAAAACGGAATTCCCGGCCGACATCAGTCTGAGCCCGCTCGAAACGGATGGTGAAGTACTCGTCATAGCATCAATCAGAGACATAACGGAACCAAAACTGGCAGAACAGCAGATAGAACGGAACTACCGTATTCAGACGGTCATAAGCTCTGTCCTGAAAGTTTCACTCGAACCTATTTCTCTGGATGAGCAGATCAACCGGGTTCTGGATCTGATCCTCACTACCCCGGGAATACTGCCCAATGCGGAAGGGTATATCTATAGTATCGGGGACGATCCTGAAATGCTTGTTCTCAGGGCTCATCGTCACTCCACCGGCCGGGAACCCCCCTTCGAGAGAATCGCTGCTGACAAATGCATGTGCCAGGGATTCCGATTGACCTGCACTCCGGATGCTGCGCCGTCTATCCTCGATGGTCACTTCTGCACGCCTATAGTATCATCGGGGCAAACGCTCGGGCTGATCATGATGGACATGAAAGAAGGAAGCACAACAACGGCAACTCCCGATGCAGAGATGTTCCTCGTGGCCATCGCGAATACCCTCGCGACAGTTATTATGCGTCACCAGGCCGAAGCGGAAAGAAATAAACTTAGGGACCAGTTGTCCGAGAGTGAAAAACTGGCTGCGCTCGGTAGAATAGCTGCGGATTTGGCTGATGAATTAAGAAACCCTCTGACGGCGGTCGGCGGGTTTGCCAGAAGATTAGAAAAAAAATTTTCGGATGTCTCCAAAGAAAAGGAGTACGTGGCCTTCATTGTGGCGGAGGTCACCAGGATGGAAGGTATCCTGCGCAGCGTCCTCTCGCTGTCACGAGGCGCAGCTCGCCGCATGGAGCAGTGCGACCTCAGTCACATTGCTGAAGAAGCGGTGCGATTGTCTGAAAAAGCTTTACGGGAACGATCCATCGCTGCAGAGAAGGTATATCATGGTGGCATGATCACTGTCAAAAGCAGCGCTGGATCTGGTTCCACCTTCTCGCTCCATCTTTCGTGCAGTGAGTAG
- a CDS encoding tripartite tricarboxylate transporter permease, translated as MDPLSGLLQGFSTALTARNLFNCFLGCFLGTLTGVLPGFGPGAAVALLLPMTLYLSPAAAVIMLAGIYYGAMYGGSTTSILVNIPGEAASVVTCFDGYKMALKGRAGPALGIAAFGSFIAGTLSIIGLMFVAPPLAKFALEFTSTEYVSIIFFGLTLLCFLGSGSKIKAFMMAAAGILIGTIGTDPVVSKDRFTFGFDFLMDGVGLIPVVMGLFGISEVLLNLEKQEFTLFVGKIKNLFPNFADWKASIGPITRGTVIGFFYGILPGGNAIISSILSYGVEKRLSKRPESFGQGAIEGVAGPEAANNATATSAFIPLLTLGVPTNSVMAIVLAALMIHEVVPGPLLITKTPDIFWGVIGSMYVGNVILLALNLPLIGIWVRLLKVPYVYLFSGILLFCLIGAYTIGSLVSDIGVMIFFGIVGFLMKKFEYEPAPLALAYILGPLFEDNLRRSLNISGGNFLIFFTRPISLTFIILGIVVLVLPFGLKVIKNSLKR; from the coding sequence ATGGATCCGCTCTCAGGACTACTGCAAGGGTTTAGCACCGCCTTAACGGCCAGGAATCTTTTCAACTGCTTCCTTGGCTGCTTTCTTGGAACACTGACCGGCGTCCTCCCGGGGTTCGGTCCCGGTGCCGCCGTCGCCCTTCTTCTGCCTATGACTCTCTACCTTTCGCCTGCAGCCGCCGTGATCATGCTTGCGGGGATTTACTACGGTGCAATGTACGGTGGTTCCACGACGTCTATCCTGGTCAATATTCCAGGAGAAGCGGCATCCGTCGTCACCTGTTTCGACGGCTACAAAATGGCTCTCAAAGGCCGGGCCGGGCCCGCGTTAGGAATAGCAGCCTTCGGCTCTTTTATCGCGGGTACCTTGAGCATCATCGGGCTGATGTTTGTCGCTCCGCCTCTCGCGAAATTTGCGCTGGAATTCACCTCGACCGAGTATGTATCGATCATTTTTTTCGGGCTGACGTTGCTTTGTTTCCTGGGCAGCGGATCGAAGATCAAGGCTTTTATGATGGCCGCAGCAGGCATATTGATCGGCACGATCGGGACGGATCCGGTCGTCAGCAAGGACCGCTTCACCTTTGGATTCGACTTTTTGATGGACGGGGTCGGGCTTATTCCGGTGGTCATGGGCCTCTTCGGAATTTCTGAGGTTCTGCTCAATCTGGAGAAACAGGAGTTCACTCTCTTCGTAGGGAAGATCAAGAACCTCTTTCCAAACTTTGCGGATTGGAAGGCGTCCATAGGGCCGATCACTCGAGGCACGGTCATCGGATTCTTCTACGGCATCCTGCCGGGCGGGAATGCAATCATATCCTCCATCCTGTCGTACGGGGTCGAGAAAAGGTTATCGAAACGTCCCGAGAGTTTTGGTCAGGGTGCGATCGAGGGCGTAGCTGGTCCTGAGGCGGCCAACAACGCTACCGCAACCTCTGCATTTATTCCCCTTCTCACTCTCGGCGTCCCCACTAACAGTGTGATGGCCATCGTCCTCGCTGCTCTCATGATTCACGAGGTGGTCCCCGGTCCTCTCTTGATTACGAAGACTCCGGATATCTTCTGGGGCGTGATCGGCAGCATGTATGTTGGCAATGTGATTCTCCTTGCTCTTAATCTTCCCCTGATCGGAATATGGGTCCGGTTGCTTAAGGTTCCCTATGTATATCTTTTCTCAGGCATCCTTCTTTTCTGTCTTATCGGGGCTTACACGATCGGGAGCCTCGTCTCCGATATCGGGGTCATGATCTTCTTCGGAATCGTTGGATTCCTCATGAAGAAGTTCGAGTATGAACCCGCTCCGCTGGCTCTTGCCTATATCCTGGGGCCCCTGTTTGAAGACAATCTCCGAAGGTCTCTCAATATCTCCGGTGGCAATTTTTTAATCTTTTTCACGAGACCAATCTCGTTAACATTCATTATACTCGGCATTGTAGTGCTGGTCCTGCCTTTTGGCTTAAAGGTTATTAAAAATTCGTTGAAACGATGA